Within Dictyostelium discoideum AX4 chromosome 4 chromosome, whole genome shotgun sequence, the genomic segment TCTGGaacatttgaaaattgaTTCTCTCTACAAATacataatagaaataatttttcataaaatgataattgatttaatttctttaaaagtGGTGATGAGAATTGTTCAAAAACCTCCTCAATATGATCTGCAGTGATCGGGCCTGGTATTGGTAATTTTTGACTACCACtcaatgatttattattattactattattaaaaattaataatttcttttgatatTCTTGATTTGCAATTGTTGCTGCCTTTCTACAAATTTCCAACGCCCTTCTAGCATCACCACAAACCGCAGCGACCCTTTTCGAACAAATTTGAATTGACTCCTCATCAAATGCATCTAAATCCTGTAACCTGTATTTAATGATAGTTTCCAACTGTTCGATATTGTATGGTGTGAATGGAACTTTCTGCAAGCCCATTCTACTCTTTACACGTGGTAAAAGTGTGTCTGGTAAATTCATTGTGTTTGCAATTGCAATAATGATTAATTTCGAATTTGGTTTATTAGGCCACTCGAATAAGTTATAAATTACCGTTTGTTTCTTTGTTATTAAACTATCGAATTCGTCCACTAGAATCACtctaaattgttttttcttATTCTTTAACTCGAAATTCCTTTGAATTAATCTCAATGCATCCTGACTCGATATTTTCTTTGGTTCTAATGATTTTCTAGTTTTTTGCATTTTATTATACAGAATATGGTAAAGTTGATGTGGGTCTGATAATTGCATACCATTGATCTCTAtgaattgaaaattcaaaccaccaccaccaccttgttgtttttttttagctTGTAACTCTTTGATGATCTCTTTTACAGTCGCGGTTTTACCAGTACCTGGCATACCTGCAATATAAAGACAGCCACCAGACTCATTTGCTTTTAATTTCGCTCTAATAAATGATGCAATAGTtgctttctctttctctctACCTGGTAATTTATCTGGTACTGCTGATAAATGTAATGCTTCTTTTGCTtttgtatatatattatcatttgcataatcattatcattatcattatcattatcaagaTTTTGATGTTCAATTTGAAGTATTTCCACTTTATCTTGtgcattttcatcatcatcatcatcatcatcaccatcatcatcatcttcataaAATTCATCATATTGatctaaattaaatttgccttcttcatcttcttcttcttcttcttcatattcctcttcttcttcttcttcttcacttTCAGATCCATTTACTGTAGATTTAAAACCTTCATCAAGATCTGTAGTATTTTTAGTATGGTTATTAAAATCTTCACTATTATCACtttcatctttaattttatgattttcatcttcatcttcatcttcataatCGTCATCATCTGTATCTTCATAATAagtactattgttattattttcatcattactaTCTTTAAATGATGCtttatgtttatttattttctcaTTTTCTGGATCTGAAAATcctattttttcattatcactaCTTTCTTCATCTGTTGAATTAGGTTGCATTACTATATCtctattattatgattattattatttttattattattatttgtattattatttaatttcaaagattttttatattttttaattggaggatatgaaattgatgaagaagattCGTCGGTCATTTTAATTGGcgaggtaaaaaaaaaaaaaaaattaaaaaaaaaaaaatttgcgcgcaatttaaattaattattattattactataaataattgtattattcatattatttgtatattttgTATATTTATAACACACACACACCCACACCcatgaaatgaaaaaataaaaacgaaattgaaaattattttttttttttttttatactttttttttttttttttttttttttttttaattaaaaaaactaaaatatatttattgaattaaatgatttatatatgtatataattGGTTGATTATGAGAAAGAAAGTGAAAGGAAGAATTTCTTGTaatatttttgtaatttatgattattttttttttattattatttgttatttattattagttgttttcttttttattttttttttatttttttttattttttttttttttgaatcatttctaataatatattttaattaattactaCCACTTGCAGCATCAGAAGCAGTACTacttgttgaatttgaaactGGAGCTAATGTTTgtgttgatttaaattccCAAATctctttatcatcattatatttaaagtaagctctttctttcttttcttccTCTTTGGTAATTTGTAATCTCTTTCTTTGTTcatcttcaatttcttttttaatttgatctgCTGCTTGCATATCACCTGCAACAATTTGTTTTGTAACTTCTTTCCAAGtactatttaaatatatattaaataaagttaataataaatcttttgaaaaatatattatatatatatgtttatAATTTACCCTAATGAAGTAATTGGATCAGTTTGTTTTGGATATAAAGTTGAATTTGGTTCTAATTGTTTAGTATCCATTAAAATGGTATCAGATGGACTACATGTATGTTTTGAATGTTTTGCtttcttcttttctttcttcttttcttttttacttGCAGAAGATGCTGGTGCAGCTTCAGATGATTTTGATTCTAAATAATCGATATTGACAACATCACTAATATATCCCTTTAAAGATGCTCTATGCTCTTCAACTTCTAATTCTGTATTATAAACTGAAACTTCACCTTTAACATAttcctaaaaataataaaaaataaagaataaacatatatgtgtgtgtgtgtttatGTGTATAtgtgttaataataataataatttcaattattccctctctctctctctctctctttttttaaataaattattattattaattatttaaagttaataatttacattcTTATCGAAATGAACAGTTGCAGAAGTTTTTGAATCTTCACACATTATATCAACAGAATCAGTCCAATAAATTGATCTAGTACCAAAAATTACATTCTTTACCAAAGCATCTGGTAAACCTTTATCAATGATATATGTTTCTTTAATGATTTGATTACCAACTTTAACTGGAATACAAATTTTAACTGCACCAGTTGTAACAACTGATACTGAGTTCATATGGAATTTAGCTGAAAATTGTACATTACActgtttaattattaatttattaattaattattaatttattttcattaattattattgttgttgaataaatttaaaaaaaaaaataaaataaaataaaaaataatgttaattttaatcccaataaaaataattataataataataataataataataataataataataataataataataataataataataataataataataataataataataataataaattaaaaatagataattaCATCTAAAGTAATTCCTTCTGAAGTAGTAATATTGAATGCTGTTAATGGTGGATGATGTGTAACTTGTTCACCTATAAATTGTGCAGTAGATGTTGATTGACCATCATATGATGGATATTTGACAAAACATTTATGAACTTCTCCTAATAATGCATTATATGGTTTTTTTTGGAactaaatttgtttttttttttttttttttttttttttttagatttgatttgatttgatttgatttgatatttgcagaaataaatttattttttatttttttttattttttaattttgaaattataataatcatcatttattataacaatggaaaaaaaaaattattaggttataatattagttttgatatttttttttttttttttttttttttttttctagatttttttttttttttttttttttttttttttttttttttttttttttttttttatacaaggaggtgtatttttatttttatttttatttttatttttatttttatttttatttttcttttaaaaataaaaataaaaaaaatgtgtcaaattatttatcttaatataataataacttacATTTCCATCTCTAACACAAGAAAAAAAGTattgaataataattgcCATTCTTTTTAATGGATCTTCTTCGTGTTGGGCTGAAATTAAAAGGTGTATATATTTAAGATGTCTTGATGCTGCTAACTCTAAAATTGAATATggcattaaaaaaattgatggCATACTAACtctgtaagtttttttattaaaaaaaaaaataaaaataaaaaatttaatttagttttGTCATTAGTAGGATGTAAATATagtatattatattatattaaagttatattattttatggtcaattaaaaaaagaaagagaaaatataataatgattataataataataataataataataataataataataataataataataataataataaaataaaatttttaactaACTTACTTTGTCAACTCTTGaccaattgataattgagaaataaaactttttacaACACCAAAGATTGAAATTTCACGAGTTTCCCATTCACCATGTTGGTCTGCATAAGAAACTAAGCTCGGATCGGCCTccatttatatatatattttatttatttaatcgaTTATTTACACGCGAGTGTGttgggatttttttttttttttttttttttttttttttaaatgctGTGTtcacctaaaaaaaaaaaatttgcttcggttggaaaaaaaaaaaaaattttgttaatttttaaaattattttatttttattttttatttatttattttttattttttattttttttttttttttttaatttttgcaATGTTGCGCATCACATCATGATGTgggaaattgaaaaaaatttagaaaataagaaaaataaaaaaaaaaataatagtaaagatatcttttatttgtttaattgaaattataataaaaataataataataataataatattattattatttttggtaATTTGTTACACTATAGAATTATAGAtacatacatatatatatagtatATTACaactttaattattatttaattatttaattatttatttttttatttttttatagctataaataaaataaaatttttataaaaatggaTGTATAATGTAttggaaatgaaaaaaaaaataaaataaaaaaaaaaaaataaaaaaatttataatttaaaataaaaattaaaaaaatttttttctatgatattataatttaatattaaattaaaaatttttttttttttttttttattttctaatttgtGGTttggaattaataaaaacgATAACccacacacacaaaaaaataaaataaaataaaataaaataaaataaaataaaaaaaataaaaaaaatcttgtGTGTTGTTGCAATAAAGTaagtgtgtgtgtgttatttttattttttcttatttttatttttattttttttttaatttttcttttacataagatattttaataatcattattacttttatagtttttattttttttatttattttttatttattttttatttttttaaatattatttgtttatctTAAATAATTCATCGCGATGGGTGGATTatcaattttctttttttttttttttttttttctgatttctttttttttttctttttataaaaatttgtgatataattaattacCTTTATCGActttataattgtttttaaaaaatatcttttttttttttttttttcaatatcctacattttaattaaaataaaaaaaaagatatttttttatttttatatttttatattttatttttaattttttttttttttggatatttttttttttatttttatattttattttttggaattaattaaaaaaaaaaaaaaaaaaaaataaaaaactaaaaaaatattattttatggtatttagatttaaaaaaaataaaaaataaaaaataaaaaataaaaaataaagatttaaattctattaataaacttttttaattttttaatttttttttttttttttttttaatttttttttttccacatacaataattaatttttattttaatttgagGAGGCAGCTTTTAAATAAGGAGAGGATGCAATGGTAtactcttttaaaaataaggTTGAAGAATTCTTTTCTAAATATTCCAAAACTATTTCAAAGGcatcttttaattgagtAATTGTTTTCTCTTCTAAATTTGATATTACTAATAATTGTGGTAATTTaactaatatatatataatataatggtattttcaaaaatattgaaaattgacataaaattgaatttttgtgttaattatttttttatttttttttatttttttttatttttttaatttttttatcattttaaaaCACATACCAAATAATCTTAACAAATGTTCAGCACCATAAATATCAGACATTGATTTCTTTGgattagtttttaaaattgaatcataTTGGGGTCTTTCAAATTTGTACAATAACAAGGTGCCCAAAGccttattaaaatattgttttaTACCATTAATTACTTCTTTACATTCTGATGATTTATCATTCtcttcaataattttatttaatatatcttTAACATTTGGTGATTTTGGTAATGACAATatcttcaaaaaatttataaataattaaaatttgttattaattatttaaattataataataaattgtaataataatacatacagatttttcattatttatcgAATTCCAATCATcaactaatttattttttaaagataatggaatttcaatatcaataaattttGTAGATTGAAAATGAGAAGATTTCGaatcatttctttttcttttattattattattattattgttattattattattattattattattattattgttattgttgttgttattattgttgttgctcTTTGAAGATGAGGATGAGGAGGAAGAACCTGTAGATCTTGGTGAAGTATTATTATCGTCTGCTTCTTCACCACctgtatcattattattattattttcttgatCTTCTATATCTTCACCACCTTCATCTGCATCTTCACCACCTCCATCTTCTAATTCACTctcattttcatcttcatcagaGTTTTCTGAATCATAAGCTataggttgttgttgttgttgttgttgtttaacTTCTTTAgctttttttgtattttttttattgtttaatgatgttgttgatgctTTAATATTGGTTCTTTTTTGTAATTCTCTATTTTTATCtgtatattttaatattttatttggttcTATCCATTCATTccatcttttattttatttatttatttttttttttttaaaaaaaaaaaggaatatgttaataattaaaaaaataaaaataataaatattagataaaaaaaaaaaaaaccaaataaaacttaattaattaaattgatataattgttttttttttttttttttttttttcaaataagttttttatatattatccTTACTTTTCTTTCCAACCTAAgtaatgaataaaatataatggtTTCTTTTTATCAGATTTACTTGTTTTTGGATCAActttaataatctttttttttttccaataaatcattatttttttttttttttaaaaaaaatatatttttaggatatacaaataataataattgatataattatataaaaacaaattgacaatgataaatattcaaataaaatagattACATACCTTGGCTTCATATATTCTATTTTGATGATGTACTAATACCTTTTCATTCTCTTCATATGTTTCATCCATCATTCATAAATACACAAACACACACAATTAAATTAGctatgaattaaaattatatatataaatatttataaattatatatatatatattcgACAAacttttttgtttaatttttaaatatgataaaaatttttttttttcccacaccctaaaaaaaaaaaaaaaaaattaataaaataaaataaaaaaaaaaaaaaaaaaaaaaaaaaaaaaaaaaaaaaaaaaaaaaaaaaaaaaatcaaaatatccgatgttttatttttaataattaactGATGaagttatttatttgaattttacaattattattttattattattatttattaatttgaaacagttgttgttgttgttgttgctgctgaagtactttctaattttaaagtattattattatcattattattactattattattattatcttttcctctttttaaattaattgataatttaactTTTGCTAAACCactatttaaattctttaataaatcaCAAGCCATACAAATATCATTTGAACAAATATAACCACACTGAATACAATTTCTTTGAACTggcattttattttcttctcTGAAATGAAAGTTTTCAGCGGAATGAATGATATCGATAATGATTGAGGGTCTGACTGCTTCTAAATCCTTTAAGAAATCTCTTGCATGTCCTCTGTATGCATTTGGTGCATAAATACACTCTGTTGAAAAATAATCTAATTTCTTAAAATATGCATACATTACAATCTCTTTTTGATATGTATATTTAAATGGTTTACTTCTTGGTAATGCTCCTTCACTACCTGTTATAATATTTACACATCTTTGTAATCTTGGTATATCACCAcgtaatacttttttttttaaaataaataaataaataaata encodes:
- the orcA gene encoding origin recognition complex subunit 1 produces the protein MTDESSSSISYPPIKKYKKSLKLNNNTNNNNKNNNNHNNRDIVMQPNSTDEESSDNEKIGFSDPENEKINKHKASFKDSNDENNNNSTYYEDTDDDDYEDEDEDENHKIKDESDNSEDFNNHTKNTTDLDEGFKSTVNGSESEEEEEEEEYEEEEEEDEEGKFNLDQYDEFYEDDDDGDDDDDDDENAQDKVEILQIEHQNLDNDNDNDNDYANDNIYTKAKEALHLSAVPDKLPGREKEKATIASFIRAKLKANESGGCLYIAGMPGTGKTATVKEIIKELQAKKKQQGGGGGLNFQFIEINGMQLSDPHQLYHILYNKMQKTRKSLEPKKISSQDALRLIQRNFELKNKKKQFRVILVDEFDSLITKKQTVIYNLFEWPNKPNSKLIIIAIANTMNLPDTLLPRVKSRMGLQKVPFTPYNIEQLETIIKYRLQDLDAFDEESIQICSKRVAAVCGDARRALEICRKAATIANQEYQKKLLIFNNSNNNKSLSGSQKLPIPGPITADHIEEVFEQFSSPLLKKLNQLSFYEKLFLLCICRENQFSNVPEVKYGTISTRMRIITKKINVSCPNPTQLFQLAGNLLGCKFIIIQDDKPINWDHQIKLNLPLEDLSFGLEQDPDLKNLEISNN
- the osbG gene encoding oxysterol binding family protein, member 7; its protein translation is MEADPSLVSYADQHGEWETREISIFGVVKSFISQLSIGQELTKVSMPSIFLMPYSILELAASRHLKYIHLLISAQHEEDPLKRMAIIIQYFFSCVRDGNFQKKPYNALLGEVHKCFVKYPSYDGQSTSTAQFIGEQVTHHPPLTAFNITTSEGITLDCNVQFSAKFHMNSVSVVTTGAVKICIPVKVGNQIIKETYIIDKGLPDALVKNVIFGTRSIYWTDSVDIMCEDSKTSATVHFDKNEYVKGEVSVYNTELEVEEHRASLKGYISDVVNIDYLESKSSEAAPASSASKKEKKKEKKKAKHSKHTCSPSDTILMDTKQLEPNSTLYPKQTDPITSLGTWKEVTKQIVAGDMQAADQIKKEIEDEQRKRLQITKEEEKKERAYFKYNDDKEIWEFKSTQTLAPVSNSTSSTASDAASGSN
- a CDS encoding NuA4 histone H4 acetyltransferase complex subunit: MDETYEENEKVLVHHQNRIYEAKIIKVDPKTSKSDKKKPLYFIHYLGWKEKWNEWIEPNKILKYTDKNRELQKRTNIKASTTSLNNKKNTKKAKEVKQQQQQQQPIAYDSENSDEDENESELEDGGGEDADEGGEDIEDQENNNNNDTGGEEADDNNTSPRSTGSSSSSSSSKSNNNNNNNNNNNNNNNNNNNNNNNNNNKRKRNDSKSSHFQSTKFIDIEIPLSLKNKLVDDWNSINNEKSILSLPKSPNVKDILNKIIEENDKSSECKEVINGIKQYFNKALGTLLLYKFERPQYDSILKTNPKKSMSDIYGAEHLLRLFVKLPQLLVISNLEEKTITQLKDAFEIVLEYLEKNSSTLFLKEYTIASSPYLKAASSN